One window of Silvimonas iriomotensis genomic DNA carries:
- a CDS encoding LysR family transcriptional regulator gives MLQAEELALLQAIRDTGSLSRAAAKLGKAPSTVSHAARQLESRVDALLFDRRNYRLQLTPAGNLLMDESARLQQESARTMQRVRQVANGWEERLWIVTDELMEFETLLPVIRDFDELQSGVPLRITNEVLGGTWEALRDGRANLVIGATNEPQKMPGVSWRELGRLEWVFAVSSKHALAAMPEPLSREAISAHRAVVVADSSRQTEGRVYGVLGGQPALAVPSMRAKMLAQCEALGVGWLPRHRVEHLLQEGKLVEKRTAQPREPNILYVAWREELAGRALKWWLEKLQQPRLAQRLVDGLTR, from the coding sequence ATGTTGCAGGCAGAAGAGCTGGCATTGCTCCAGGCCATTCGAGATACCGGCAGCCTTTCACGGGCGGCGGCAAAGCTGGGCAAAGCGCCGTCTACGGTGTCGCATGCCGCCCGCCAGCTAGAATCTCGCGTCGATGCCTTACTGTTTGATCGGCGCAATTACCGATTGCAACTCACGCCGGCTGGTAACCTGCTGATGGATGAGTCCGCGCGGTTGCAGCAGGAGTCGGCCCGAACCATGCAGCGGGTACGCCAGGTAGCCAATGGGTGGGAAGAGCGCCTGTGGATCGTCACTGACGAGCTGATGGAGTTCGAAACCTTGTTGCCGGTCATCAGGGATTTTGATGAACTCCAGTCCGGCGTTCCTTTACGTATTACCAATGAAGTATTGGGTGGCACCTGGGAGGCGCTGCGGGACGGCCGCGCCAATCTGGTCATTGGTGCCACCAACGAACCGCAAAAGATGCCCGGCGTGAGTTGGCGAGAGTTGGGTCGACTGGAATGGGTCTTCGCTGTTTCTTCCAAACATGCGTTGGCGGCCATGCCAGAGCCGTTGAGCCGTGAGGCGATCTCTGCGCACCGCGCCGTGGTGGTGGCAGATAGCTCCAGGCAAACGGAGGGTCGCGTGTATGGCGTACTGGGTGGGCAACCCGCGCTAGCAGTACCCAGCATGCGGGCCAAGATGCTGGCCCAGTGCGAAGCGCTAGGTGTGGGGTGGTTGCCGCGTCATCGGGTAGAACACCTGTTACAGGAGGGAAAGCTAGTCGAAAAGCGCACCGCCCAACCACGCGAGCCTAATATCCTGTACGTTGCCTGGCGCGAAGAACTGGCCGGTCGAGCCTTGAAGTGGTGGCTCGAAAAACTGCAGCAGCCGCGGCTGGCACAGCGTCTGGTCGATGGATTGACGCGTTAG
- the pdxR gene encoding MocR-like pyridoxine biosynthesis transcription factor PdxR → MDIHITLQGKTDLAGQIYRQLRASIVDGRLAAGERLPSTRDLASQLSVSRKTTLDVFERLLSEGFLQSRPGDGTFVADGLQRIPVSSPIVHRARPTALWESLPAALSMPEFGSTPPLDFLGGVTDKSRFPFEPWRRCLNHAQRQQARGRAAYHDPAGEQELRLGISRYLAFNRAVTSNWQDVIVTHGAQQALDLLARVTLNPGDVVAMEEPGYPPARACFTAAGAKVISVPVDAEGLRVDLLPKEARLVYVTPSHQFPLGMPLSLDRRLALLEWAQNTGAAIIEDDYDGEFRFDGRPLESLKCLDRFGLVAYVGTFSKTMFPELRVGYIVPPLSLSAALLKAKQIVDWHSSTFTQAAIARFILDGDFAKHLRRIYKQYEARRDLLLKHLNGPLGAWLEPVIPAAGIHLTALLKQGLTESSVIAAASEQGVGLYGISSFYADTEPRQGLLFGYGGISEEEIEIALNKLADVFRSLE, encoded by the coding sequence ATGGACATTCACATCACCCTGCAGGGTAAAACCGATCTGGCCGGGCAGATTTACCGTCAACTTCGCGCTAGCATTGTTGATGGTCGTCTGGCGGCGGGCGAGCGTTTGCCCTCTACTCGCGATCTGGCCAGTCAGCTCAGTGTGTCGCGCAAGACCACGCTGGATGTGTTTGAACGGCTGTTGTCAGAAGGCTTTTTGCAAAGCCGGCCAGGTGATGGCACTTTTGTGGCGGATGGTCTTCAACGCATTCCAGTCAGCTCACCGATCGTTCATCGTGCTCGCCCGACTGCCTTGTGGGAGTCTTTGCCCGCCGCTCTATCCATGCCTGAATTTGGCAGCACTCCGCCGCTCGATTTTCTGGGGGGTGTGACTGATAAATCGCGCTTTCCGTTTGAGCCTTGGCGGCGCTGCCTGAACCACGCCCAAAGACAACAGGCCCGTGGTCGGGCTGCATATCACGACCCTGCGGGCGAGCAAGAACTGAGGCTGGGGATTTCCCGCTATCTGGCTTTCAACCGCGCAGTCACCAGCAATTGGCAAGACGTGATCGTGACGCATGGCGCGCAGCAGGCACTGGACTTGTTGGCGCGCGTCACGCTGAATCCGGGTGATGTCGTTGCCATGGAAGAGCCTGGCTACCCACCCGCACGTGCCTGCTTTACTGCGGCCGGTGCAAAAGTCATCAGCGTGCCTGTCGATGCGGAGGGTCTGCGAGTCGATCTATTACCCAAGGAAGCCCGGCTGGTTTACGTGACTCCCTCACACCAGTTCCCCTTGGGGATGCCGTTAAGCCTGGATCGGCGCCTTGCCTTGCTGGAATGGGCGCAGAACACCGGGGCCGCCATTATTGAAGACGACTACGATGGCGAATTCCGCTTTGATGGACGCCCACTGGAATCGCTCAAGTGCCTGGATCGATTTGGTCTCGTGGCCTATGTCGGCACGTTCTCCAAGACCATGTTTCCGGAGTTGCGGGTGGGTTATATCGTTCCACCGCTGTCCCTTTCTGCTGCGCTATTGAAAGCCAAACAGATTGTCGACTGGCACAGCTCTACCTTTACGCAGGCGGCCATTGCCCGCTTCATACTGGACGGCGATTTTGCCAAGCATTTGCGGCGTATCTACAAGCAATACGAAGCGCGACGTGACTTATTGCTGAAACATCTGAATGGGCCGCTCGGCGCTTGGCTGGAACCAGTCATCCCTGCTGCCGGCATCCACCTTACCGCCTTGCTAAAACAAGGCCTGACTGAAAGCAGCGTCATCGCGGCCGCGAGCGAACAAGGTGTGGGCCTGTATGGCATTTCGAGCTTCTACGCTGACACAGAACCCCGCCAAGGCCTGTTGTTCGGCTACGGCGGCATCAGTGAAGAAGAGATCGAAATCGCATTGAACAAGTTGGCCGACGTCTTCCGTTCTCTTGAATGA
- a CDS encoding carboxymuconolactone decarboxylase family protein, whose amino-acid sequence MEQRLDFYKANSNAIKAMVGLEERIGKSALEKSLIELVRLRASQINGCAYCVDLHSSDARKSGETERRLATLVVWRETPFFTDRERAALEWTEALTLVSASHVPDAVWAAVQPYFSEEEIVDLSLLVIAINGWNRLAIGFRKTPA is encoded by the coding sequence ATGGAACAACGTCTCGATTTCTACAAAGCCAACAGCAATGCCATCAAGGCAATGGTTGGACTTGAAGAGCGCATCGGCAAATCCGCCCTGGAAAAATCCCTGATCGAACTGGTCCGCCTGCGCGCTTCGCAGATCAATGGCTGCGCATATTGCGTTGACCTGCACTCCAGTGACGCCCGTAAGAGTGGCGAAACCGAACGCCGTCTGGCGACGCTGGTGGTCTGGCGCGAAACCCCCTTCTTTACCGATCGCGAGCGCGCTGCGCTGGAGTGGACTGAAGCACTGACCCTGGTTTCCGCTTCCCACGTGCCAGATGCCGTCTGGGCCGCTGTCCAGCCGTATTTCAGCGAAGAAGAGATCGTCGATCTCTCCCTGCTGGTCATTGCCATCAACGGCTGGAATCGTTTGGCAATCGGCTTCCGTAAAACACCGGCCTGA
- a CDS encoding alpha/beta fold hydrolase — protein MRYHYLVAQGHGTPVVLLHGWGSTSYMWRFVMPQLAARGYTVIAPDLRGLGDTSKPATGYEKANIADDIHELVAKLGYGPEINIAGHDMGGMVAYAYAAQHPAEVKTLTILDVPLPGIPPWNEIVQTPRVWHFAFFGQRDVGEMLMAGHEKEFMAWFHNNEAVNSRAFTNEVEAVYARQYSMPGAMRAGFEYYRAFPQDVIANQKFAEHKLTMPVLGIGGDGSFGPIIGAHLQNVATDVHVAQIKGSGHWVAEEQPEQVTAALVAFLPPAGN, from the coding sequence GTGCGCTACCACTACCTGGTCGCCCAAGGTCACGGTACGCCGGTGGTTTTGCTGCATGGCTGGGGTTCAACCTCATACATGTGGCGGTTTGTAATGCCGCAACTGGCGGCACGCGGCTATACCGTGATCGCGCCAGATTTGCGCGGGCTGGGTGACACCAGCAAACCGGCCACTGGCTATGAAAAGGCCAATATCGCGGACGATATTCACGAACTGGTCGCCAAATTGGGCTATGGCCCTGAAATCAATATTGCCGGGCATGATATGGGCGGGATGGTGGCTTATGCCTACGCGGCCCAGCACCCTGCCGAGGTGAAAACACTAACGATTCTGGATGTGCCGTTGCCAGGCATCCCGCCCTGGAATGAGATCGTCCAGACCCCGCGTGTATGGCATTTCGCCTTCTTCGGGCAACGTGATGTCGGTGAGATGCTGATGGCCGGACACGAGAAAGAATTCATGGCTTGGTTCCACAACAACGAAGCGGTGAACTCACGCGCATTTACCAATGAAGTGGAGGCCGTCTATGCCCGCCAGTACAGCATGCCCGGTGCCATGCGCGCCGGTTTCGAGTACTACCGCGCCTTCCCGCAAGACGTGATTGCCAACCAGAAATTTGCCGAACACAAATTGACCATGCCGGTATTGGGTATTGGCGGTGACGGCAGCTTCGGCCCGATTATTGGCGCGCACCTGCAGAACGTGGCCACCGATGTTCATGTGGCGCAGATCAAGGGATCAGGTCATTGGGTGGCCGAAGAGCAACCAGAGCAAGTGACGGCAGCACTAGTCGCATTCTTGCCGCCTGCTGGCAATTGA
- a CDS encoding VOC family protein: MQISPPSLDGQLRLSNLALAVADLPKMVNWYQSVLGFKVDTEGEFPIVGARYAVLEGAGLRIELITRTGANFRPVDRSPPPFHLSQLGWKALVLHSEDLKTTTAVLRAHDVEICWAEEKTTEHLKSTLIRDPEGNFINIFGPLQDD, from the coding sequence ATGCAAATCTCACCCCCATCACTTGATGGCCAATTGCGCTTGAGCAATCTCGCGCTCGCCGTCGCCGACTTGCCGAAAATGGTGAATTGGTACCAGTCCGTTCTAGGGTTCAAGGTCGACACGGAAGGCGAGTTTCCGATCGTCGGTGCCCGCTATGCCGTACTGGAAGGCGCAGGCCTGCGGATTGAACTGATTACACGTACGGGCGCAAACTTCCGGCCGGTTGACCGCAGTCCGCCACCGTTTCATCTCTCGCAACTGGGTTGGAAGGCTTTGGTACTGCATAGCGAAGACCTGAAAACTACCACTGCTGTTTTGCGCGCCCATGATGTCGAGATTTGCTGGGCTGAAGAGAAAACCACGGAGCATCTCAAATCCACGCTGATTCGGGATCCTGAGGGCAATTTCATCAATATTTTTGGCCCCTTGCAGGACGACTGA
- a CDS encoding CZB domain-containing protein, translating to MEEITLKLEVYKVLMGISKLTSAELPDHHACALGQWYATDEIRQRFARVPGYAELDVPHSQVHQNAAQAVDLYHQGRLDEAFAAAARMEEANMQVMAGLQRLLASASAVAIDEHAHPAHSGNTSRPSDSAFGKAGTPDLPLISAGQPARIVGGIFKTTGGIAS from the coding sequence ATGGAAGAAATCACCTTGAAGCTTGAGGTTTACAAGGTGTTGATGGGCATTTCAAAACTAACGTCGGCCGAATTGCCCGATCATCATGCTTGCGCCTTAGGGCAGTGGTACGCCACTGACGAAATCCGCCAGCGCTTTGCCAGGGTGCCGGGCTACGCCGAACTGGATGTGCCCCACAGCCAGGTTCACCAAAATGCCGCACAGGCAGTAGATCTCTATCATCAGGGCCGGCTAGATGAGGCTTTTGCCGCAGCGGCTCGAATGGAAGAAGCGAACATGCAGGTCATGGCTGGCTTGCAACGATTACTCGCTTCTGCCAGTGCAGTTGCCATTGACGAACATGCGCATCCCGCCCACTCGGGCAACACATCGCGACCGTCAGACTCGGCTTTTGGTAAGGCTGGCACCCCAGACCTCCCTCTGATTTCCGCAGGCCAGCCGGCGCGTATTGTTGGTGGCATATTCAAGACAACGGGCGGTATTGCATCATGA
- a CDS encoding efflux transporter outer membrane subunit, whose product MKSSLNTTLTASLLTLCLSLSACVSPSGIHGSGSMMSPASLQSAQSLPMGGGRWPDTNWTDAFGDAQLKQLIAEALAANPSLAEARARLAAAQAFNESTQADRLPDVRADYAWTRTRYTENGLIPPPYSGSWQSDNRVVIGASYTLDFWGKLKQADLAALSQVQAQTAETEQVKLTLVTALTRTYNQLAGLYALRDLAQEERQRREEIEKLTHQRFSSGLDNAIERETSTSLSADSRADIVALNARITATQYKLAALAGAGPDRGLQLARPQQSAFSTPAIPDNLPADLVSRRPDLVAARWRIDSFGHEVESARADFYPDINLNAALGLNAFGFSRFLESSSRTVAAGPAIHLPIFDAGRLRAQLKLRYAEMDQAIAFYNQTLVSALDEAATDLNRIHTVSDQIAEAQTAATAARKAYAITQGQFDAGLTTQISVLRADLLVLFAERQLINLQTDQRDDAIALAAVLGGGFKSQADPNADLASANRE is encoded by the coding sequence ATGAAGTCCAGCCTGAACACTACCCTCACGGCGAGCCTGCTGACGCTGTGCCTGTCATTAAGCGCCTGCGTTAGCCCGAGCGGCATACATGGTTCCGGCTCAATGATGTCGCCAGCCAGTTTGCAATCAGCGCAAAGCCTGCCTATGGGAGGAGGCCGCTGGCCGGATACCAACTGGACTGATGCGTTCGGCGATGCGCAACTCAAGCAACTGATTGCCGAAGCGCTGGCGGCCAACCCCAGTCTTGCCGAAGCACGCGCCCGCCTTGCGGCGGCACAAGCTTTCAATGAGAGCACGCAGGCTGACCGCCTGCCAGATGTGCGAGCCGACTATGCCTGGACCAGAACTCGCTACACCGAAAATGGATTGATTCCACCGCCCTACTCGGGTAGCTGGCAATCGGACAACCGGGTGGTGATCGGCGCGAGCTATACGCTGGATTTCTGGGGCAAGCTCAAGCAGGCTGATCTGGCCGCGTTATCACAGGTGCAGGCCCAAACGGCAGAGACCGAGCAGGTGAAACTGACACTGGTGACGGCCCTTACCCGCACGTACAACCAGTTAGCCGGTTTGTATGCGCTGCGGGACCTCGCGCAGGAAGAAAGGCAGCGCCGTGAAGAGATCGAAAAGCTGACCCATCAGCGCTTCAGTTCCGGCCTGGATAACGCCATTGAGCGCGAAACCAGTACCAGTCTGAGTGCCGATAGCCGCGCAGACATCGTGGCACTGAATGCACGCATCACGGCCACCCAGTACAAACTGGCCGCACTGGCTGGTGCCGGGCCAGACCGGGGTTTGCAATTGGCGCGTCCGCAGCAAAGCGCGTTTTCCACGCCCGCCATCCCCGATAACCTGCCGGCAGACTTGGTCAGCCGCAGGCCAGATCTGGTCGCCGCTCGCTGGCGTATCGATAGCTTCGGCCATGAGGTGGAATCGGCACGGGCTGACTTTTATCCCGACATCAATCTCAACGCCGCGTTGGGTTTGAACGCCTTCGGCTTTAGCCGCTTTCTAGAGTCCTCAAGCCGGACCGTCGCGGCTGGCCCGGCCATTCACCTGCCCATTTTTGATGCGGGCCGTTTGCGCGCCCAACTCAAACTGCGCTATGCCGAGATGGATCAGGCGATTGCGTTTTACAACCAGACCCTGGTGTCTGCGCTCGACGAAGCGGCGACCGATCTCAACCGCATTCATACGGTTTCCGACCAGATCGCCGAAGCCCAAACCGCGGCAACCGCAGCGCGCAAAGCCTACGCCATTACCCAAGGCCAGTTTGACGCCGGGCTCACCACCCAGATCAGTGTTCTGCGTGCTGACTTGCTGGTCCTTTTTGCTGAACGGCAACTCATCAATCTGCAGACGGATCAGCGCGACGACGCCATCGCTCTGGCTGCCGTGCTGGGCGGCGGCTTCAAGTCGCAGGCAGATCCAAACGCTGACCTTGCCAGCGCGAACCGCGAATGA
- a CDS encoding DUF695 domain-containing protein encodes MGQYAAGLHEKPRITKAIMTKFRRWWLPIVCCLGLFGVPYVHADSKEAWAVATATRPSDGHKIIYRYRATFGPGFSKSQYPERITVSWLYPTTSGMPSHDDSIAMGQMEDLLAPVTDTGSLSYLALVTTGEGVREWVFYAKSRTQFMQQLNAALQGHPRFPVEIDLQSDPKWTRYEEIVGRMAKGS; translated from the coding sequence ATGGGTCAATATGCAGCAGGCTTGCATGAAAAACCACGAATAACGAAAGCGATCATGACTAAATTCCGACGTTGGTGGCTGCCGATCGTTTGCTGTCTGGGCCTGTTTGGCGTGCCATATGTTCACGCAGATAGCAAAGAAGCTTGGGCTGTCGCAACAGCAACGCGGCCCTCAGATGGGCACAAGATCATTTACCGGTACCGGGCCACCTTCGGCCCCGGTTTCAGTAAATCGCAATATCCGGAACGGATCACTGTTTCATGGCTGTACCCGACCACCAGTGGTATGCCAAGCCATGACGATTCTATAGCTATGGGGCAGATGGAAGATTTGTTAGCCCCGGTAACAGACACGGGTTCACTTTCTTATCTGGCGCTAGTCACGACCGGCGAGGGCGTACGCGAGTGGGTGTTCTACGCCAAATCCCGGACACAGTTCATGCAGCAACTCAACGCAGCCCTGCAGGGACATCCCCGCTTTCCAGTAGAGATTGATCTTCAGTCCGATCCCAAGTGGACACGATACGAAGAAATAGTGGGGCGAATGGCGAAAGGATCTTAA
- a CDS encoding glutathione S-transferase family protein — MTLKFYFHPSPNPMKVALLLEELLVYYELIAVDTFKGEQHEAGYLQINPNGKVPALVDGDTTVFDSHAILLYLAEKHGQFMPTDPNERAITLSWLMFVATGLSPFSGQAVHFLHHSPEKLAYAQNRYLKEVQRHYTVLDRRLAVSHYLGGDSYTVADMAFWGWVNVAGYILGENGLDAYPNVKRLYEEVSERPAARRARTLKDRLTLKQDFDEETRRALFPQNEPA, encoded by the coding sequence ATGACACTGAAATTCTATTTCCACCCATCCCCCAACCCGATGAAGGTGGCTTTATTGCTCGAAGAACTGCTGGTCTATTACGAACTGATCGCCGTTGATACCTTCAAGGGCGAGCAACACGAAGCCGGCTATTTGCAGATAAATCCTAACGGCAAAGTACCCGCGCTGGTGGATGGCGACACTACCGTGTTTGATTCACACGCCATCTTGCTATACCTCGCAGAAAAACATGGCCAGTTCATGCCGACTGATCCCAACGAACGTGCCATTACCCTGTCTTGGTTGATGTTCGTCGCTACCGGACTGTCTCCGTTTTCTGGCCAGGCGGTGCATTTCCTGCATCACTCCCCTGAAAAATTGGCTTATGCCCAGAACCGGTACCTCAAAGAGGTTCAGCGCCATTACACGGTGCTGGACCGTCGCTTGGCCGTCTCTCACTACCTGGGTGGTGATAGCTATACCGTTGCCGACATGGCATTCTGGGGCTGGGTGAATGTGGCCGGTTACATCCTTGGTGAAAACGGGCTGGATGCTTACCCCAACGTGAAACGACTTTACGAAGAGGTGTCTGAGCGCCCTGCAGCAAGGCGGGCTCGCACCCTCAAAGATCGCCTGACGCTGAAACAGGATTTCGACGAGGAAACCCGTCGCGCCCTGTTTCCGCAGAACGAGCCAGCTTGA
- a CDS encoding cupin domain-containing protein has product MRAFEKNLSVRFMFAAAILAAAAWVPVRAYAHDAGEETVTPVMKQDIPPQSGDHVLIITVNYAPGQISKAHMHAGPIFAYVLEGHITSQLGDEPAKTYGPGESWYEAPGTHHLVSRNASDSEPAKLLVFSILDGNHPVKQPIPAQ; this is encoded by the coding sequence ATGCGTGCCTTTGAAAAAAACCTGAGCGTCCGGTTCATGTTTGCTGCAGCCATTTTGGCCGCTGCAGCCTGGGTCCCGGTCCGGGCTTATGCCCATGACGCTGGCGAAGAAACCGTGACGCCAGTCATGAAGCAGGATATTCCGCCGCAATCGGGCGACCACGTCTTGATCATCACGGTGAATTACGCGCCGGGCCAGATTTCAAAGGCGCACATGCATGCAGGGCCCATCTTCGCCTACGTGCTGGAAGGCCACATCACCTCCCAACTGGGTGATGAACCGGCAAAGACCTATGGACCAGGTGAAAGCTGGTACGAAGCGCCGGGCACGCATCACCTGGTGTCGCGTAACGCGAGTGACTCTGAGCCGGCCAAGCTGCTGGTGTTCTCGATCCTGGATGGCAATCACCCCGTGAAGCAGCCCATCCCTGCGCAATAA